The Silene latifolia isolate original U9 population chromosome 4, ASM4854445v1, whole genome shotgun sequence region CTACGCTTTGCATCCATTTGATCCTTACATTGCCGTAAGCTCCCAATCTCTCATTTCAAATCAAATTTCCATATTCAATGAAACAATGAGTTGAAATAAATTTGAGAAATGGCATTTCCATTTTCCATTGTGCAGGCACCAAATGGTTTGGGGACCTTGTTTGCGTTGGTCCAACTGATTCTGTACGCAACATATTACAAGTCAACACAAGAGCAGATGGCAGCACGCAAAGCCAAGGCTGTGGGATTAACTGAAGTTGGCTTTAACGGAGGAACCACCCAAACGGGAGCTCAATTCTCTGACAATGGAAGGGCTCATATCCCATGAAGCCCCAATATTTTTTCATGTATTTTTGGACTTTTAGTAACAAAACAATAAAACGATTTTCCTTATAGAAAATTGTACTCAAATTGGTTTTCAATTGGATGTATGGTGAGCTTATCAATTTACCATTGCGTTTTCTCGCTGCTGaggaccattttttttttttacatgtgTGCTGCTGTATTTTTAATAATCTCGCATTTTCGACTCTTCTATGCTCCTGTTCTTGTTCCCTGTGCTATTTTTCCACGCACCTAATTTCGAATACACTACGCTTTTATTTGGTAAGCAATATATTTGATCgagtatttttatttttttccacGCACCTAATTTCCCCTATTTTGATATAATCTCTTATTTTCTTTCCTATTTCAATATAGTTCCCTATTTAAGCTTTTCTTTTAGGTTTTTTGATGATAAAAACTTCGTTCTCGATAAGATAAATTGTAGCTAAAAGCTGTGCCGTTAAAAAAGTTATAAAACAATATCATTAAATCTGTTTAAaaacttttcttcattaaaatacacatttcatgtTATGCGTATCACTTAAATTGATTTTTTTCctctcatatcaaaatacaatgatgaCAAACGTTAAAAAAtaatgaattgtcaatttaaactCTATAAATATAGTATACTAAAAATTAAAATTCTATAAACATCGTGCATGCATTGCACGGGGCCTATACtagttgttccgggtgtaattccagagcaagtatagttaccacccgtggcttgttgaatgatgtcttgagttggattctcctttggtcttaatcgttcctctcggcctctcctgcaacaatgaacgaactgagggcttggctttgtgccaagcgtactcactccgacgctcaagtcagtaaacttaagggataagttgttacttggctgaatgtatattgtagagagataaggaagatattaccagatgaatagtgtatttaggtttagttgtggattagttggcccttttcctcaatgaaggttgaggagtatttataggctttcaccttttgtcacgtagtggccaagtggctagcaggtggaaagactgatctacccctcggccgagggacctatggcaggccggcgggccctgttgactcaccgccgaggggtcttagatatgagtacgcgggtatgtgtccatTTGGCcggggttgccatgccgagaccagccgaCAGCCGATGGACCGCATCGCCTAGggccgtctaagtcgttgactttgtggatatctttgaccttgctcaatatgttgacttggtcggtgcgaatatgccccatcaatttgcccccagcgtagtctatgccgtggtatgggctcgaTGTAtgcttgagcgtatattctgcgcaagtaatttgtaaaaaatttctgcatcggcttcttctgcggcggcttcttttacctcggctactggtctttcttaggccgtaccatatccccctccacatggatgtgtaaagggcatccgatgtggaaaagaaagtgacgttGGCCGAGACCAGGATTGAGTGTCttaggttgtttttgattgcccccggcgcttcttagcttggttgattatgtggcCGCGGAGAGTCGGTGCTTGGGAATtcgttgaggaaggtgaataggcaaggagatatgaataggcgtgttgaagacgcttggtcactgttgcattgattgacgtctaagcgttgcaacgattgacattccgtgattgcatgtccgacacgtgtacGCGCACGCCGATTggttggttgacgcttcatgggtcattcacgattggtccttcttcatgggcttttccctataaatagggcggttatcccgtgaaattggccaccaatttcattctccaaaattttcctctaaactttcaagggtttcattgtcttctaattttcagagttgttactccgtggtgtttttcttcaaggtaaacaaactttccaatttcTTAACTCTTAAGTTattattgtaaacatgtcttctcgcGATCGGGCCTAGAAACCGACGCGGGGGTTCCCGTCgcgccttgatgaggaggagaagttgGACGCCCTCCCGATAAGGcacgggggccctaggtctccttctcctgaagtcgatcctcgaattttggaggaatgggaggatgactccgatgtcgatgatgacgcggaggacgattttggtgatgatcttTCAAGAGGCTCGTCCCAAAGAGGTGAGGCGCGtgcgttatggatcacggtgacgccCGCAAGGCACGCGTTGACcgagcttggacccataagttggcgATTGTTACggtgagaaatttttcgagggtcatttcttctttggcggggatacaagattgttatcccgAGGAGGAGGCCGCCGTCACGCCCCTCCAAGGccataccggcgtatacatgcgacacttggagtacAGAGCTCGGTTTCGATTTGAATgagtacgtcatggccatcattaaagctatgaacgtcgctgtggcccaactgcatccgttggccatgaggacgatagtcggctttgtgtggctttgtctcttcaagggggaggccccgacggtaaatttattccgccggcttcattatctccagccgtcaatctctggccgcgtcggttggtacagtgtgcacacggagaaaggttatgtctctgttgacaagcttacttcttgcaaggactctAGGTGGACCTAATGGTTTCCCCTAAAATGAAGGCCCCATGCGGTATGTGTAAACTTAAAAAGCAATTCTCCGTGCTAAAAAAAGAGAGGCGTCTGTCGAAAGATTGGCAAAACTACAACCGTCCGATTATAGACATCTACGGCTGAATATGACAAAAGATGTATGACACGGATCGATATAAGAACCACACGATAGAAGTACATCGCACGGCTGCAGATAAGGCGCAATTAAATCCCTCCAATCCCAATTTTCAAATATTTCCAAGACCACTCTATCTATATAAACCGCATCCATTTACTCCTCTCCTACTTCCAACAGCACTCAtaaatccaaaacacaaaagaaagaaaaaaagaaaaatgtcaGGAAGAGGTAAGGGAGGTAAGGGTTTGGGAAAGGGAGGAGCAAAGAGGCACAGGAAAGTGTTGAGGGATAACATTCAGGGCATCACCAAACCTGCCATTCGCCGTCTTGCTCGTCGTGGTGGTGTCAAGCGTATCAGCGGCCTCATTTACGAGGAGACTCGTGGTGTTCTTAAGATCTTTTTGGAGAATGTAATCCGTGATGCTGTTACCTACACTGAGCATGCTCGTCGTAAGACTGTCACTGCTATGGATGTTGTCTATGCTCTTAAGAGGCAGGGCCGTACTCTCTATGGCTTTGGTGGCTAGCCTACTTTATTAATGCTAATTATGATtcttgttaattaattgttatattCCTAGTTAATAGATTTGTAATCTCAAGTATTATTAATCCAGTTATTTTGCAATTTGCATCTTCCCAAAGTTCTCTTTTACTGTATACTTGTTAATTGTGTTGCCCATTTATTTTGCAATTTGCTAATTGTCACTTTTACAAATTACGATATTCTTATGACCTGGGTTTGGATCCGAATGAGAGGGCATAACTGCTTTTCATATTATTGGAACCCAATAACTTTCAGCTTTTATTGTTCTTCACCAACATTCAAGTACTCCGTATATGTTATCGCATACAATTATCAAATCAGTGAATAAATATATGTTTGATTAACTCTCACAAAAAAACAGAGTACAATCAATCTTTGATGGAGTACAATAATTTATGTAACCAATTACTTAGTACTATCAACTGGATTATTTTCTAACAGGAAAAAAAGCCAATTCAGTTATAAATGATGTTTTCAATTTACAATTAAACGGAAGTGTAAACAAAATTCAGTAGAAAACTGAAAATAACAGAGAACGTTCAGGTTGTGCTCACCCTTAGACAGTAACACAAGCAAACTATATACAGCTTGCATTCTCAATCAACTGATACTCCCCATCTACAGACTTTGTCCATCTTACTACTACAAGAATCGGTTCACAACCTAAGCAGGTATCTACACCTCAAAAGCTGCTCATTCCCCCGAGCTTTCACATGAGCTACCCAGATTACCCAATATGTCTTGAATCAACAGTCTAATCATACCACTGCCTGACGATCTCGATATATCTAAGCATTCTTGCAGGTCAGAATCGCAAGCTATCAGGACCCACTCATGATCGTCATCCAGATACTTAATCTCGAAGGTTCCCACTTCCAGTTTAAGCCTCTTAGCCACCTCCTCTCTCAACTCGACAATGTTGGAAGCCAGGGAGAACCTAAACCGGATTATGTCTTCTCTAAATGTGGCTTTTATGGTTACCGTCTTCATATCTTGTCTAACAGAATATCTGGGTGTCATACCGATGGGACTCGTAGCTATTCTTGAAGATGGGCTCGGGCAAGACAGGTTGATCCACCCTGCTTCTGGAACGACTTCATTTACATTGCCGTCAGCGCCTGAACGGCCGATATTTCTTAGATCTTTTGAGCTTCCTGCATCTTCCAGAAGCATCTCCCCAAAGGCTTCTTGAGAATGTCCACCGAGGAGAGCATCTGGAATCGAGTAAGCCCCATTTTGTCGAAACATTAAACCGGTTGAATTACCCGCTTGTTCATAATAGCTCGGGACAAAATTTCCAGTTGGTAGGTTGCTTTCAGTTCCCGGGCTCCCGTGGCATGATCCGTGAGAAGTTGATGTGCCAGTGCTCACCTCCCGAGACCCACTCCCGGCTTTAGAACCAAAGCAATTCTGCTCATTTATCCTCTCTTCGCGACTAGATCCCCTACTCCTAATCTGCCCATCAATTCTTGGTTCATAGGGCGGCATTTCGCTTCTCTCATCGGGTACATCAGTAGGTTGAGATGCTGGTGATAGTTGCTGGCAGGTCCCATTCACACCAGCAGGCCATGAAATAGAGCCAACAGGGACAGGGATGGTAGGTTGAGCAAGAGAAGTCAGGCTAAATGATCCGTCAGCACCTTGCACTGACTCAATCACACGCTTGAGCTTCGTCAGGGAGCGGTTCACCTTGTTGATTTTCCGGGATGGCCATCGAGATATCCCGTGCTGCCTACAGATGCGCTTCATAGTTGTTGGGCACACTGTTCAACGACACAAAATTGTGGTTATGCATTTATCATATGTACTCTGTTCAATGCAGTCAAATTCCAGCACAAAAGACTTGGTGGGAGAAAAAAAATAAGTACTACGAAATCTATCACCAAAAATGTACCTCCAAGGCTTTTGGCAGCATCTTTAAGACTCCCAGCAAAATATTGTTGAAGAACATCCAAGCTAATTTGTTTTTCAGCTTTACCGCGCTTTCTTTCAGATGTTTTTTTGCCCTCTTTCTTTACTGTAGGAGAAACTGCATTGTGGCTTCCGTTAACGGCGGCAACATTCCTTGCACCATTGGGAGCATCTGTTTCTACCATCAACTGTGGCTGGGAATTATTTATAAGTGGCAGAACACCATTTATCGTCTCTAGCACAGATGGATGTTTACTCGACAAATTAGGCTCAATCTGTAAATCTTGATCATTATCAGTAGATACTTCAATGATTTTCATTAGTTTTCTTTCCTCTTCCAGTTTGTTTCCAGAAGCAACCATGAGATTTTGGAGATCCTCCTTCATAGTTACCAAAATTGAATCCAGCAACTTCAGCTGCTCCGCACTGTCAGTTATGGTAGAAGGCAAAAAGAACTCAAGAACATAATCATCATCCCCAGTGTGTTTGCTTCTCAAACAGATGGCGAAACTGCCCCTTAACCTGAACATCCGAGCATAATGCACCAGCGGGTAATCCGTTTTACAGAATTGTGAAATATCTCTGCAAAAAGACAGGCCATGGGATGAAAAGGCCCTCCCTGCAACACCCTGGCCTTTCTGAAGATGATGCTCAGCACAGGCCTCCCGGAAGCCCCACATATGAGCATCTACAACATAGAATGCTACATCAGTGGTTGACATGCATACTCGTCCCATACAACTTCCATCAAAGCTGGAGCAACTTTTCTTGATACCACCGCCGTAGGCCAGAACACTCCGATGCCTGCAAGGAATCCAAGTCTGAGCCAGGGGCAACTTATATGTTTCACATACCTCTGTTAATACTTCCAAGATTTCTGAAAGTGCGTTTTGTCGACCTTCATTGCAGATCTGAATAAGCATTTAAGTCATGTAATttagatattttttttttgaaagatgaTGAATCAAGCGAACAAGGATGACAAGCTTGAAAAAGCTACCTGGATGTTAGGGTGATCTAGTATTTCTGAACTCCTCAGATTAACTGCCTGCATTGCAAGAACTGAAGATCTTTAATGGATGCATTGCCAACAACTAAAGCAGATGGTTTTGCTAAACAGATGCAGAACTCAAGATCTATATGGCAATGCTTAAGATCAAATGCATCACATTAAAACCCTATATTCAAAAAGTCTTTAACACACTACGAACTAAATCTTCATAACAGAGTTATGACTTGTGAGTAAGTAAACAATGATTGGCAGTTCGCACATGCCAGAAAATAATGTGCACACATCCAGATATGTAATACGCATGGTGTCATTCAAATGCTACATCTAATCTATATGCACGGAAGGCCATCAAAAGAAACGATAGATAAAAATGACAAGGAAATAAACCAACCTCAAGAGCTTTGCAAACTTTGTCAACCTCAGGAGCGTAATTGATCTTCTGTGAAGTCATAATGAGTTCAAGAACACCAACACAGGACTGACCTGAAGGTTCAAACACGGGCAAAGCTAAGGTACCTCTCACATTATAATGCTTGGCATGATCAACCCTCGGATATTCTTTACTCGAATAATATTGCACATCTGGGGTCCACTCTGGCAACTTTTGCCGAAACACGCGACCAGGTAGGCCGAGGGTGACATCGTTTTCCCCGTCAACAGCAAACATGTACATCAAAGACACGGTCCTGTACTGATTCAAGCCATTACTATGTGGGCCTAGGACAAAGGGTTGGCCTGAAGTCGTAAGCATATAGCGGTTTCCACTCCTAACGGGTGCCCAAATTTGAGCTAAAATCTGATGCTGTTCGGTGGATTCTTTGAAGTACCTAAGCGCCTGCGTCATCCTCTCTTTAATGTAATAGGGCATATCCAAGTTCTCGAGGGGAGTAAACCCCATGAATGGTGCTGGAATCTTCTTCTTATTATCATCCTCCTCATCGTCCGcggcaacaccaccaccaccagcacCACTACCAAAACCATTCAGTTGGCCATTGTTCATTCCGTTTTCAGGAACCGGTTCTAGATTACCTATTCACAACCCAATCGAGAACGAATCATCAACCTCACAAGCCaaaatattaattaattcaatttttatttttattctcAAAATATTACTTTGGTTTAGAAAAATATTCCATTCGATTCTAAAAAGCAAGAAATTGGAGAGGGGGTACAAATAAGTCAAACCCTAATCTTATAGGCTTATCCAAAACAATCAAGTCTATCATCCTACAAAAATCATTCCCTCCTTATATTCAGTTTGTCTTAACAATTAATACAGCAAAATGTCGTCAATGAGTGGCAAAAGAgtaaaaaaaaggtaaacaaaggaTTGAGACGGAGGAGAAGAGAAGGTAGGAAATGAATACATACAGGAAGGAGAAAAGCGGGAGAAGTCAGAAGGGGGTTTGCGGGGGTCATCAGAGAAAGCCCAAAGAGGAGAAGAAGGATGGTCAGAAGTAGAAATAAGAAGAGGAGAAGTAGCGATCTGGTCAAATGACCAAGAAGCATCAAGATCCCCAAAATCAAGGTCCATGAAAGTCGTCGTTGCTGCTGCTGTTGTCCCTTCTAGATTCACATACaaattactactactattaataGTAGTGTTATTGTTGTTGTCACGTGTTCTAGAAaagggaaaaggaaaaggaagaggctgatgttgttgttgatgaaATGGTGACTTATTAGTTGTTGCTGTTTCTGTTGTTGCTGCTTCGGacataatcaatcaatcaatcaatcaatcaatcagcCAGCTTTTATGGAATGAAGGAATGAATTGCAAAGTTTGTCGTATtagtctgctgctgctgctgctgctatcttcttctttcttctcttcttcttcttcgtatGCGTATTAGTCTGCAGCTGCTGAGCTGTTATTATTGTTGTGAAGAGGAAAGAGAgagagatattgggagaagaTTACATTTGATGGGTGAACAAGACTGCTGATAGGAGAGATAGAATTagtcatttttattttttttgtaaataaataaatttaatatttGTTTTCTTGTGGTCGGGATTTTTAAATTCCATTTTCTGGAGAAGCTTTGATGCTTTGATGGTGATTCCGGGAATCCCACGCATTTCCCACTTACCCACTATCCCCAGTTGCCTTGCCACTCTTTCTTTTCCAAAAcgctatttatgccatttttttaTCCTTCCTCTTTTTTAACTCCACAATATATTCTACTTCTCATTCCATATCtattaaaagaataaaagaaaacaTATTTCCTAAAATTGAACTTAGGCCATGTTTGGTAAATAGCGGATTAATTTCAGTATAAGCAGATTGTAAAGGCAGATTAAATAGAAGGTTTGTGACTAgtatattataattagcagaattaatttgagtgttcGGTAACTGGCAGATTACGATTaatagattgttagttttctttatAAAATGTATTCCCTCTTATTCTCTAAGATCTTCCATATTTCCTAAAACGACAAATTCACTaagatcttccactttccttatttgtcTATTATTTGTGGTTATAAGGGCATTATCAATAGAGGTTCATCAAGATGTTTGTAGGATGACATGTCCATCATTTTAGAGGTTTCTCAACAAACCTTCTATTGTTGGTGATGAGTGTTGAGGTTCATGGATGAGAGGGGTTACAAATTAGTAACCAGGTTTATGGAGAGAGAATGTGAAAGGAAAAAAAGTATAGTGGGTCATGATATGAACCTTGAAAAGGTTTATTTGttattaggccctgttcttttggactgaaacttatcgattcgaatcgaatcgaacttataagatctcgaatcgaactaaagcgaacttataggatctcgaatcgaatcgaacttataggatcgaatcgaatcgaacttataggatctcgaatcgaacttaaattaagtgaggtataggatctcgaatcgaacttataggattcgaatcgaatcgaatcgaacttataggattcgaatcgaacttataagattcgaatcgaatcgaacttataggatcgaatcgaatcgaatttaTAGAAtttgaatcgaacttataggatcgcgaatcgaatcgaatcgaacttataagatccgaagtgaacttatattaagtgactttaagtccaaaagaacagggccttagtaggAGGTTTGTAGATAAATGGGCTTGTAAATTAGGTTATGTGGCATGAGAACAAACCTCTTAGAGGTtcatctattgctaatgccctaatAACTCATAATCCCACattctctctcttacttttaTTTACATCCACATATCACCATTCCACTAAATTCTACCCAAAAATAATTGTGGAAGAacttagtgaataggagggagtagtaaaATTTACAAATTTAAAAAAATACTAACCAatcatattgaccccaaatatgttgtttaccaaaccctaaaattagcatattgactggtcaaacatgctaaaacccttgaatatgctaaaatttggccaatatgtcgtttaccaaacacccccttaatatttttagcatatactatagACACAATGAGTTATAAATGAGTATAATCTTTTAGATTTAAATATTTATCATTCAATATTACACATTATGAAAAAAATTACGATAAAAATTctttgactttttatgataagtaATTTCAGCTTAAAAAAATACGGTATAGGTAAGAAATTataaaataacatcattaatttctcggaAAATAAAACTTGCGATAAAGATTctttgactttttatgataagaagCTGCGGttaaaaaaatatgttatttgtaaacaaaattataaattaacataattaatttctcgaaaaaaagaaaaactttCATTAAAATACTCATTTTGTGACTTCCtacgatttttatttttatttgttaaatcaaaatacaatgatgagaaacatgaaaaataaatgaattgttgATTTAATTAAAATGCATAAATAATCCCTTTTTTAATAAAAGAT contains the following coding sequences:
- the LOC141653732 gene encoding protein NLP6-like, whose product is MSEAATTETATTNKSPFHQQQHQPLPFPFPFSRTRDNNNNTTINSSSNLYVNLEGTTAAATTTFMDLDFGDLDASWSFDQIATSPLLISTSDHPSSPLWAFSDDPRKPPSDFSRFSPSCNLEPVPENGMNNGQLNGFGSGAGGGGVAADDEEDDNKKKIPAPFMGFTPLENLDMPYYIKERMTQALRYFKESTEQHQILAQIWAPVRSGNRYMLTTSGQPFVLGPHSNGLNQYRTVSLMYMFAVDGENDVTLGLPGRVFRQKLPEWTPDVQYYSSKEYPRVDHAKHYNVRGTLALPVFEPSGQSCVGVLELIMTSQKINYAPEVDKVCKALEAVNLRSSEILDHPNIQICNEGRQNALSEILEVLTEVCETYKLPLAQTWIPCRHRSVLAYGGGIKKSCSSFDGSCMGRVCMSTTDVAFYVVDAHMWGFREACAEHHLQKGQGVAGRAFSSHGLSFCRDISQFCKTDYPLVHYARMFRLRGSFAICLRSKHTGDDDYVLEFFLPSTITDSAEQLKLLDSILVTMKEDLQNLMVASGNKLEEERKLMKIIEVSTDNDQDLQIEPNLSSKHPSVLETINGVLPLINNSQPQLMVETDAPNGARNVAAVNGSHNAVSPTVKKEGKKTSERKRGKAEKQISLDVLQQYFAGSLKDAAKSLGVCPTTMKRICRQHGISRWPSRKINKVNRSLTKLKRVIESVQGADGSFSLTSLAQPTIPVPVGSISWPAGVNGTCQQLSPASQPTDVPDERSEMPPYEPRIDGQIRSRGSSREERINEQNCFGSKAGSGSREVSTGTSTSHGSCHGSPGTESNLPTGNFVPSYYEQAGNSTGLMFRQNGAYSIPDALLGGHSQEAFGEMLLEDAGSSKDLRNIGRSGADGNVNEVVPEAGWINLSCPSPSSRIATSPIGMTPRYSVRQDMKTVTIKATFREDIIRFRFSLASNIVELREEVAKRLKLEVGTFEIKYLDDDHEWVLIACDSDLQECLDISRSSGSGMIRLLIQDILGNLGSSCESSGE
- the LOC141653733 gene encoding histone H4 yields the protein MSGRGKGGKGLGKGGAKRHRKVLRDNIQGITKPAIRRLARRGGVKRISGLIYEETRGVLKIFLENVIRDAVTYTEHARRKTVTAMDVVYALKRQGRTLYGFGG